A genomic window from Montipora capricornis isolate CH-2021 chromosome 8, ASM3666992v2, whole genome shotgun sequence includes:
- the LOC138014204 gene encoding kinesin-like protein KIF16B, with translation MASVKVAVRVRPFNQREIDMGAQGIIEMEGKKTKIFNIKATSVTGEGERRNRVKDFSFDFSYWSVDDRSRNYASQERVFKDLGTDVLKAAYEGYNACIFAYGQTGSGKTYSMMGSHDNQGLIPRICEGLFSGMRNDEENGPSYRTEVSFLEIYNERVRDLLRPPMKGRPVHSLKVREHPKEGPYVQDLTRHLVSDYAAIEHLMQQGNTHRVTASTGMNDTSSRSHAIFTINFTQAKFDHDMPCETVSKINLVDLAGSERADATGLTGERLKEGANINKSLVTLGTVISALADASTSHHSSAHHHKFIPYRDSVLTWLLKDSLGGNSKTIMIATISPADVNYAETLSTLRYANRAKNIINKPTVNEDSNVKLIRELRAQIETLKNMISPELLGEAEMAAAKKLSENEARVTELTDKWKDRWKETQKILEEREMKLQQEGVGIKMDSVLPHLVLVNDDLLSTGIVVYHLKEGLTTTGLAENPKKQDIVISGPDTEQSHCIFEHNKGSVTLNPLKSLCAVNGNNITKPTRLFQGDVIVLGTSNVFRFNHPGEAAELREKRKNSLGGSSSLVWSTKFRSETDLVFRRGNGTDEESLTRQLEEARNELEKQKQLEALRIEEARADFALQIQEESKRLNETRAELERQRRLHAMEVQTVEEARNKVEELNEKHKQAEVERLTTEAELTKEIENREQELKVQREQVDKLRDDIDKMNRRADKELSELRKEIRHQKEQEVLRLNENMKRIVEVEEEREETKLQAIKERKALEEKWKTESEKIQIQRQELKEKQREYEKHFNALEESRREAMLEIEEFELEKSLALEEVQRGQRKLEQLKSERETALHVANNDIAKRREVLELEFLEEKKELEEERAYLEERIHGCEALMDISADNLAEKHNSLEIRTREENAKIANAKQELREMEKNLNQTKQVAEEEMARKKQEYEVKAEKQREEVEHCRELLQARTQELNKLTKRLESCVNEERLQIAKEVEVLTENVNVEKSRLGSLEEAENTTAENFEKEMEADMILLNERKQSQRQALELERLNLEALEDFKRQNLEAEESEFKEAQEQYNRAKMLLIDSKRNLSDLDQRQSKFSTKVEEELLGLSKVLEGELLEQGKRDDMFQLREHRISLKEIDVEGKLKVTEKQETLNAELDKLMTLRKSLTFELEDTAKAQEKAEADLRELQSRFSRDREEEKTTREAMEESLRDLEEEATLSRSLSEKEIGSPTTVSVLLAHEKQKIKAEMEIKLKEMEEHKIREVEEIRLEKQHILSKLDQEKLELERQKEELESLIHREKVELNKERELLEREKLAEIEGVIREKEMEIEDLKEKAQHEIDELRDRLDETEREVILLQQKLTAYNSFVVPNGHVDDELADGEVMNYMCQDDESEIYGSNLSLADSMSPPVITPPPTPVNRFLATVSSQKGNKIQVCIPRYILRGLGRDSYHVFEVKTTVGGDTWSVYRRYRKFRELHKSMRKHYYEVGSLDFPNRRFFGNRADEFVRARRAQLETYLQSFIGLCSKIPDCPISSMTDRHLTKRDLCDFSPFFKQGIFEQTKNYSA, from the exons GTTTTCAAGGATCTTGGTACAGATGTTCTTAAGGCTGCCTATGAAGGTTACAATGCTTGTATCTTTGCTTATGGACAAACTGGTTCAGGAAAGACATATAGCATGATGGGATCCCATGACAATCAAGGCCTGATTCCACGCATCTGTGAAGGCTTGTTTTCTGGGATGCGTAATGATGAAGAAAATGGGCCTTCATACAGAACTGAGGTCAGCTTTTTGGAGATCTACAATGAACGCGTTCGTGACCTCCTGCGACCTCCCATGAAAGGACGACCTGTTCACTCACTGAAAGTTAGGGAACACCCCAAGGAAGGTCCATATGTACAAG ATCTCACAAGGCATCTTGTATCTGACTATGCAGCAATAGAACATCTCATGCAACAAGGAAATACCCACAG AGTAACAGCGAGTACTGGGATGAATGACACAAGCAGCAGATCTCATGCAATATTTACCATTAACTTTACACAG gCAAAATTTGACCATGATATGCCATGTGAGacagtaagcaaaataaatttgGTGGATTTAGCTGGAAG TGAAAGAGCTGATGCTACTGGGCTGACTGGAGAAAGACTTAAAGAAGGAGCCAACATCAACAAGTCTCTGGTCACCTTGGGAACTGTAATCTCTGCACTAG CTGATGCATCAACATCCCACCACAGTTCAGCCCATCATCATAAGTTTATCCCATACAGAGACTCTGTGCTGACATGGCTTCTTAAGGATAGCCTGGGTGGAAACTCAAAGACAATCATGATTGCAA CTATATCACCTGCTGATGTAAATTATGCTGAAACCTTGAGCACCCTACGCTATGCTAACAGAGCAAAGAATATCATCAACAAACCTACTGTCAATGAG GATTCAAATGTCAAGTTGATCAGAGAACTCCGCGCTCAAATAGAAACACTGAAGAACATGATAAGCCCG GAGTTGCTAGGGGAGGCTGAAATGGCAGCTGCCAAGAAATTGTCAGAAAATGAAGCTCGCGTGACTGAACTGACTGACAAATGGAAGGACCGATGGAAAGAGACTCAGAAGATTTTAGAG GAAAGGGAAATGAAACTTCAGCAAGAAGGCGTTGGTATCAAGATGGACTCTGTGCTTCCTCATTTGGTTTTAGTGAATGATGACTTGCTCAGTACAGGCATTGTGGTTTATCATCTCAAG GAGGGACTAACAACTACTGGACTGGCTGAAAATCCCAAGAAACAAGATATAG TTATCAGTGGTCCAGATACTGAGCAGAGCCATTGCATCTTTGAGCACAACAAAGGTAGTGTCACTTTAAACCCACTGAAATCACTTTGTGCAGTGAATGGAAACAATATTACAAAACCAACAAGGCTGTTCCAAG GTGACGTGATAGTTTTGGGAACATCAAATGTGTTCCGATTCAACCACCCAGGAGAAGCAGCGGAGCTAAGAGAAAAGAGAAAG aacTCGTTGGGCGGATCGTCATCACTTGTCTGGTCAACAAAGTTCCGAAGTGAAACTGACCTGGTGTTCAGGCGAGGAAATGGGACCGA CGAAGAATCTCTGACGCGACAACTCGAGGAAGCAAG AAATGAACTGGAGAAACAGAAGCAGCTTGAGGCTTTGAGAATTGAAGAGGCGAG GGCGGACTTTGCATTACAAATACAAGAGGAATCCAAGCGACTCAATGAAACGAG AGCAGAGCTTGAACGCCAGAGAAGGCTGCATGCCATGGAGGTGCAGACCGTTGAAGAAGCAAG GAATAAAGTGGAAGAATTGAACGAAAAACACAAACAAGCGGAGGTGGAAAGACTAACGACCGAAGCTGAGCTGACTAAAGAGATTGAAAACCGAGAGCAAGAATTAAAAGTTCAAAGGGAGCAAGTGGATAAACTCCGGGACGACATTGATAAGATGAATCGAAGAGCAGACAAAGAGTTGTCAGAATTGAGGAAAGAGATACGACACCAGAAGGAACAAGAAGTGCTGCGATTGAATGAAAATATGAAACGAATCGTGGAGGTCGAGGAAGAAAGGGAGGAAACGAAACTACAagcaataaaagaaagaaaggcttTGGAGGAGAAATGGAAAACGGAGTctgaaaaaatacaaattcaGCGCCAGGAATTGAAggaaaaacaacgcgaatacgAAAAGCATTTTAACGCCCTTGAAGAGTCCAGACGAGAAGCCATGTTGGAAATTGAAGAATTTGAACTGGAAAAATCACTTGCCTTAGAGGAAGTTCAACGTGGACAGCGTAAACTCGAGCAATTAAAGTCTGAAAGAGAAACGGCGCTACACGTCGCTAATAATGATATTGCTAAACGACGTGAGGTGCTGGAACTCGAATTTTTagaagagaaaaaagaattAGAAGAAGAAAGGGCTTATTTGGAGGAGCGGATACATGGCTGCGAGGCTCTTATGGACATATCCGCTGACAATTTAGCCGAAAAGCATAATTCGctggaaataagaacacgagaagagaatGCGAAAATTGCAAATGCAAAACAGGAGCTTAGAGAGATGGAAAAAAATCttaatcaaacaaaacaagtaGCCGAGGAAGAGATGGCTCGCAAGAAACAAGAATACGAGGTAAAGGCCGAAAAGCAACGAGAAGAAGTAGAACATTGCAGAGAGCTTTTGCAAGCGAGAACTCAAGAACTTAATAAGTTGACGAAGAGACTTGAGAGTTGCGTTAACGAGGAAAGATTACAGATCGCTAAAGAGGTTGAAGTTTTAACGGAAAATGTTAATGTCGAGAAAAGCCGACTTGGCTCCCTTGAAGAAGCGGAGAATACCACCGCCGAGAATTTCGAGAAAGAAATGGAAGCCGACATGATActtttgaatgaaagaaaacaaagtcaACGACAAGCACTTGAACTCGAAAGGTTAAACTTAGAAGCATTGGAAGATTTTAAGCGGCAAAATCTGGAAGCTGAGGAATCTGAATTTAAGGAGGCCCAGGAACAGTACAACCGAGCGAAAATGCTGTTAATTGATTCGAAAAGAAATCTCTCAGATCTGGATCAGAGACAGAGCAAATTTTCCACTAAAGTCGAAGAAGAACTTCTTGGCTTGTCGAAGGTTTTAGAAGGAGAACTTTTGGAGCAGGGAAAACGAGATGATATGTTTCAACTAAGAGAACATAGAATATCTTTGAAGGAAATCGACGTGGAGGGAAAATTGAAAGTTACTGAGAAACAAGAAACGCTCAACGCAGAGCTCGACAAGCTCATGACTTTGAGAAAGAGTCTTACCTTTGAGCTTGAGGATACAGCGAAGGCGCAAGAGAAGGCCGAGGCAGACCTTCGTGAGTTGCAAAGTCGGTTTTCTCGCGATCGGGAAGAGGAAAAAACCACCCGAGAAGCGATGGAAGAAAGTTTACGAGACCTTGAGGAAGAAGCGACACTTTCACGAAGTCTCAGCGAGAAAGAGATCGGATCTCCGACAACAGTGAGCGTGTTACTGGCTCACGAGAAGCAAAA AATCAAAGCGGAAATGGAAATCAAGTTGAAAGAGATGGAAGAGCACAAAATTCGCGAGGTCGAGGAGATCAGACTTGAAAAGCAACACATTCTGTCGAAACTTGACCAGGAGAAACTTGAATTAGAGCGACAGAAAGAGGAGCTGGAATCGCTGATTCACAGGGAGAAGGTGGAGCTCAACAAGGAACGGGAACTTTTAGAAAGAGAAAAACTTGCAGAGATTGAAGGAGTCATTCGTGAAAAAGAGATGGAGATTGAAGACCTCAAAGAAAAAGCGCAGCACGAAATAGACGAGCTGCGTGATCGACTTGATGAGACAGAAAG GGAAGTGATTTTGCTCCAACAGAAGCTGACAGCCTATAATTCATTTGTG GTTCCAAATGGCCACGTGGACGATGAACTCGCTGATGGAGAAGTAATGAATTACATGTGCCAGGATGATGAG AGTGAGATTTACGGTAGCAATTTAAGCCTAGCTGATTCGATGTCACCACCAGTCATCACCCCTCCCCCCACACCTGTCAATCGCTTCCTGGCGACTGTCAGTTCTCAGAAAGGAAACAAGATCCAGGTCTGCATCCCTCGCTACATCCTGCGGGGCCTGGGGAGAGATTCTTATCACGTTTTCGAAGTCAAG aCCACAGTAGGCGGTGACACGTGGTCTGTGTATCGAAGATATCGCAAGTTTCGCGAACTACACAAGTCCATGAGGAAACACTATTACGAG gtgGGATCGCTGGATTTTCCTAATCGTCGCTTTTTCGGCAACCGAGCTGACGAGTTTGTAAGAGCACGGAGAGCTCAACTGGAG ACATACCTTCAGTCATTTATTGGACTTTGTTCCAAGATTCCAGATTGCCCTATATCATCCATGACAGACCGGCACCTCACCAAAAGGGACCTCTGCGATTTTTCTCCGTTTTTTAAACAAGGAATTTTCGAACAGACGAAAAACTACTCGGCGTAA